The genomic segment CCGACTGCGCGGTGGGCGGGCTCGAGCTGCTCGATCTGCTGGCCGGCCACGAGCGGGTGATCGTGCTGGACGCGCTGCTGACCCGCGATGCCCGCCCCGGCGCCTGGCACGCCTTCGACGCCGGCGCCCTGCGGGAAACCCTGCATCTGGACAACGTGCACGATACGAACTTCGCCACGGCGCTGGCGCTCGGCCGGCGCCTCGGCCTGCCGCTGCCGGACGACGCCGCGATCCACATCTTCGGCGTGGAAGTGGCCGACGCCTGCACCTTCTCCGAGCGCCTGACCCCGGCGCTCGAAGCGGCCTACCCGGTCTACTCAGAGGCGATCTTCGGCGAGCTGCAGCGGCTCCTGGCGAGCGCCTAGTCGCCGAAGCAGACGCCTGTTTCGCGGCCCAGCTTGACGAGGTCGTGGTCCGCCGGCACCAGGCGCTGGCGATTGGCGATCTTCGCGATCGGCACGCTCGAGATCTGGTTCTCGTAGAGCCGCACCATCTGCCCCGACTCGCCGCGGGCCAGGAGGTGCACGGCCTGCGAGCCCAGGCGCGAGGCGAGCACGCGGTCGTAGGCCGTCGGCGTGCCGCCGCGCAGGAGGTGGCCGAGCACGGTCACCCGCGTCTCGAGCTTCACGCGCTCTTCGATCTGCCGCGCCACCACGTTGCCGATGCCGCCCAGGCGCACGGGATCGGGGCTCTCGGCCACCATCCGCGCGACCACCTTCTCGCCGCTCTCCGTGCGCGCACCCTCCGCCACGACGAGGATGCTGAAGCGCCGCCCGCTGCGATTGCGCTCGAGGATCTTGTCGCAGATGGAGTCGAGCCGGTAGGGGATCTCCGGGATCAGGATGATGTCGCCGCCCGAGGCGATGCCCGCGTGCAGGGCCAGCCAGCCCGCGTTGCGGCCCATGACTTCGACGATCATCACCCGGTGGTGGCTCTGCGCCGTCGTGTGGATGCGATCGATGGCCTCGACCGCGATCGACACCGCCGTGTCGAAGCCGAAGGTCTGGTCCGTTTCCTCGATGTCGTTGTCGATGGTCTTGGGGATGCCCACCACCGGCACGCCGAGTTGGGAGAGGCCGTCGGCGATGGAGAGCGTGCCGTCGCCGCCGATGCAGGCGAGGGCGTCCAGGCCGAGCGAGCGGACGACGTCCAGGGCCTCCTGGCTGCGGTCCACGGTGGTGCGCTTCTCGCCCTCGCCGATGTGCCAGGCGAAGGGGTTGGCCGTGTTGCTGGTGCCCAGGATGGTGCCGCCCTGCATCAGGAGGCCGGAGACGTCGTCGGGGCCGAGCTTGCGGTACTGCCGCGTGACGAGGCCGGCGTAGCCGTCCTGGAAGCCGATCACGTCCCAGCCGTAGTGGCGGGTGGCCGTGCGCACGACGGCGCGGATGACGGCGTTGAGGCCGGGAGCGTCGCCGCCGCCCGTGAGCAGACCGATCGCCTGGATGCCGTTGCCCATACCATCGCCTTTCGCCCGGGTCCGGGTGCTGACTAGCAGATATCGGCAAGCGGGGCAACGAGCTTGAGTGCGGCCCCTGCTGGCAGGGGCCGCCGGTGCAATCAGTTGAGTGCGGCCCCTGCTGGCAGGGGCCGCCGGTGCAGGCAGTTGAGTGCGGCCCCTGCTGGCAGGGGCCGCCGGTGCAGGCAGTTGAGTGCGGCCCCTGCCAGCAGGGGCCGCCGGTGCAGTCAGTTGAGGGTGACCCCTTGGCCGCCGGGACCGGCGGCGCTACCTTGTCCGCCGGAGGTAACAATGGCGCCGCGAAGCCGCTGCCGGGCCCTGGCCGTCGACCTGGACGGCACCCTGATCAGCAACGTCGAGGATCCCCGCCGACCGGTGAGCGCGGCCAACCTGGCCGCCCTGCGCGAGTTGCGGGCGGCCGGGGTGCGCATCGTCATCATCACCGGGCGCAACGAGGGCTCGGCGCGCAGCCTGCTCGCCCGTTGCGCCGATCCCGAGCTGGGGGCCAGCGATCTCATCCTCCACAACGGCGCGCTGATGATCGACGGGCCCGGCGGCGCCACGCTGCGCGAACTCACCCTGCCGCGCGCCGAGGCCCTGGCCTACCTGGCCGTCTATCGCGCTCAGGGCCTGACGCCGATGCTCTTCACCGACCGCGCGCGCGGCGGCGCCCTGCTCGTCGAGGGCGAGCCGGGGCCCGAGAACACGCGCCTGGCGCGCTACCTCGGCGTGCGCCGGCGCGAGGGCGAGGGCGAGCTGCGCCAGGTGCCCGACCTCGCCGCCGCACTCGGCGAGGACCCGCTCGCGCTGGCGACCATCGACAGCCCGCCGCGGGTCGCCCCCGCCCGGGAGGCCATGCTCGCCCTCGCCCTGCCCGGCAGCCGGGTGGCCGTCCAGGGCCTGGTCGGCCGCGGCGGCCATGGCCCGGCTCAGTTCCTCGAGGTCTTCCACCGGGAAGCCTCCAAGGAGAAGGGTTTCGCGGCCTGGTGCGCGCTGCGGGGAATTCCCCTGGCGGAGACGGCGGCCATCGGCGACGGCCGCAACGACCTGGAGCTGCTGCGCGAGGTGGGCCTGGGCATCGCCATGGGCAATGGCTCGGCGGAGCTGCAGGCGGCGGCCGACCACGTCGCCCCGCCCCACGACCAGGACGGCCTGGCCGTGGCGATTCGGACTCACCTGCTGGGCTAGCC from the bacterium genome contains:
- a CDS encoding hydrogenase maturation protease, producing MSTLLLGLGNPILGDDGIGPRLAADFAVRLAGRPGLHVEADCAVGGLELLDLLAGHERVIVLDALLTRDARPGAWHAFDAGALRETLHLDNVHDTNFATALALGRRLGLPLPDDAAIHIFGVEVADACTFSERLTPALEAAYPVYSEAIFGELQRLLASA
- a CDS encoding 6-phosphofructokinase, translating into MGNGIQAIGLLTGGGDAPGLNAVIRAVVRTATRHYGWDVIGFQDGYAGLVTRQYRKLGPDDVSGLLMQGGTILGTSNTANPFAWHIGEGEKRTTVDRSQEALDVVRSLGLDALACIGGDGTLSIADGLSQLGVPVVGIPKTIDNDIEETDQTFGFDTAVSIAVEAIDRIHTTAQSHHRVMIVEVMGRNAGWLALHAGIASGGDIILIPEIPYRLDSICDKILERNRSGRRFSILVVAEGARTESGEKVVARMVAESPDPVRLGGIGNVVARQIEERVKLETRVTVLGHLLRGGTPTAYDRVLASRLGSQAVHLLARGESGQMVRLYENQISSVPIAKIANRQRLVPADHDLVKLGRETGVCFGD
- a CDS encoding HAD family phosphatase, with product MAPRSRCRALAVDLDGTLISNVEDPRRPVSAANLAALRELRAAGVRIVIITGRNEGSARSLLARCADPELGASDLILHNGALMIDGPGGATLRELTLPRAEALAYLAVYRAQGLTPMLFTDRARGGALLVEGEPGPENTRLARYLGVRRREGEGELRQVPDLAAALGEDPLALATIDSPPRVAPAREAMLALALPGSRVAVQGLVGRGGHGPAQFLEVFHREASKEKGFAAWCALRGIPLAETAAIGDGRNDLELLREVGLGIAMGNGSAELQAAADHVAPPHDQDGLAVAIRTHLLG